TGATGGGCGGAACACGGTCGCCTATCGACGTCTGCACCTATCCTCGTCTTGCGCGGCGCATGTATCGGGTCGACGGCGTGAAGGAATACGCCGACCTCGGCGATTTCAGGAAGGTCTGAGCGCTAGCGGCCGAAGAGCTGCTTCAATGCATCCTCGGCGCTTGGCTTGGTTTCTTCTTGTGATCCTCCGGTATCGGCGCCTTCGGCCGGAGCGCCGCCTCCGGGCTCGCCCATCAGGCCCTTAAGGAGCGACTTGCCGCCGTCTTCCTTGATCGACTTGATCGTGTTGCCGATATTCTCGCGGTTCTCAATCATGGACTTGAGGTCGGGCGTAAAACGCGGTTTTGCCCATGGACCGGAAATGATGATCGGCACTTCGATGCCCGCGACATCCGTCTTGCCGCCTTGCCCTTCGAGAGAAGCGGCGATCTTAGGCTCGACACGGTAGTTGAGAGTCTTCTCAAGAATATTCGCGGTGCCCGCGCCCGATATGCGAATAAGCGGCGAGAGCAGCTTCAGATCATTGTTGCTCAACACGCCGTTGCTGATGGTGAAGGTGCCGCCCAGTTCGGAAAAATCTGTATCCTGAGTCCCGCCGGCCTGCCAGCCGCTCGTCGCCGCGCTCAGCACGGTGCGGGTAAGCTGTGCGAGATTGACGCCCTTGATCTTGCCATTGGTGAACTTCACCGCGCCGTTGCCGCCAAGCGCCGCGACCATATCCCGCTGGCTGCGGCCGGAAGTGGCGAGAGAGAAATTGACGGCGGTGGTGCCCTGCAGCCGGGAGAAATCCGCCGCGTCGGTCAGCAGCGGTTCGGCGGCGACGCCGGACAACCGGAAGTCAGCCTTCAGCTGCGGTGTATTCCCCGCTCCGTTCAATGTGAGTACGCCGGAGCCGCGCCCCTCATAGAGATCGAGCTGGGTGAGATTGGCCGTGAGGACGCCATTGGCGAGCTTGAGGTTGAGCACGCTTTCGCCAATCGTGATTTTTTGAAAAAGGATCTGCTGGGTCGAGAATGCAAAATCCGCATCGATTGCCTTGAGGCCCGACATGTCGATTGGCTCAGTGCTCCAGTCTGCCCCGCCGGCACTTCCGCCTGCATCGCCACCGCCGCCACCACCGCCGCCGGACTTCCCTTCGGCAAGATAGGTGTTCACATCGATCTTATCGACGGCAAGATTGCCTTTGACATAGGGG
Above is a window of Parvibaculum lavamentivorans DS-1 DNA encoding:
- a CDS encoding AsmA family protein — encoded protein: MSRLIAIIVGLILVLVAVIVAVPMLIPMETYKNQVIATVKQQTGRDLRIDGDIGLSFFPNIAVSLENVGFSNASWAREPEMASMKEMRAALKLMPLFSGNIEIDSFSLVDPVIHLEVRRDGTPNWQFEAAQAAAPESSAATEDGGGSSLGGVRLGDVSVRNGTATYRNAQTGASYAAERVNMDLALPGLDDPFIANGSLVWNGDEIGIDLRADRPRALTEGGETPVALTISAPKVDASYSGTVKPLDGLAFAGEVDLNVPSVRELAAWSGSPLPAGDGFGALSVEGKASGGGNEYRFSDARVGFDGMNATGNLIFRTGGARPYVKGNLAVDKIDVNTYLAEGKSGGGGGGGGDAGGSAGGADWSTEPIDMSGLKAIDADFAFSTQQILFQKITIGESVLNLKLANGVLTANLTQLDLYEGRGSGVLTLNGAGNTPQLKADFRLSGVAAEPLLTDAADFSRLQGTTAVNFSLATSGRSQRDMVAALGGNGAVKFTNGKIKGVNLAQLTRTVLSAATSGWQAGGTQDTDFSELGGTFTISNGVLSNNDLKLLSPLIRISGAGTANILEKTLNYRVEPKIAASLEGQGGKTDVAGIEVPIIISGPWAKPRFTPDLKSMIENRENIGNTIKSIKEDGGKSLLKGLMGEPGGGAPAEGADTGGSQEETKPSAEDALKQLFGR